In one Melaminivora jejuensis genomic region, the following are encoded:
- a CDS encoding ABC transporter permease, which yields MIHTLSRWYDSDVAYSFRTSPVAIVAALIALACVVCALFAGWVAPHNPFDLSTLELGDARLPPAWLEEGSRKYLLGTDDQGRDILSALIYGARISLIVGLASVLISVVIGVALGLWAGFAGGWVDAVLMRLCDVMLSFPAILIALLIAGVGRAMFPNAPESLAFGVLILSISLTGWVQYARTVRGSTLVERSKEYVQAARVTGVPAFRIMRRHVLPNVLGPVMVLATIQVATAIITEATLSFLGVGAPPTSPSLGTLIRIGNDYLFSGEWWITVFPGVMLVLIALSVNLLGDWLRDALNPRLR from the coding sequence ATGATCCACACCCTCTCGCGCTGGTACGACAGTGATGTCGCCTACAGCTTTCGCACCTCTCCCGTGGCCATCGTGGCTGCGCTGATCGCGCTGGCGTGCGTGGTCTGCGCGCTGTTTGCCGGCTGGGTGGCGCCGCACAACCCGTTCGATCTGTCCACGCTGGAGCTGGGCGATGCCCGCCTGCCGCCGGCCTGGCTGGAAGAAGGCAGCCGCAAATACCTGCTGGGCACGGACGACCAGGGCCGCGACATCCTGTCGGCGCTGATCTATGGCGCGCGCATCTCGCTGATCGTCGGCCTGGCCTCGGTGCTGATCTCGGTGGTGATCGGCGTGGCGCTGGGCCTGTGGGCCGGCTTTGCCGGCGGCTGGGTGGACGCCGTGCTGATGCGCCTGTGCGACGTGATGCTGTCCTTCCCGGCCATCCTGATCGCCCTGCTGATCGCCGGCGTGGGCCGGGCGATGTTCCCCAACGCGCCCGAGTCGCTGGCCTTCGGCGTGCTGATCCTGTCGATCTCGCTCACCGGCTGGGTGCAGTACGCGCGCACCGTGCGCGGCAGCACCCTGGTCGAGCGCAGCAAGGAATACGTGCAGGCCGCGCGCGTCACGGGCGTGCCCGCCTTTCGCATCATGCGCCGGCATGTGCTGCCCAACGTGCTCGGGCCGGTCATGGTGCTGGCCACCATCCAGGTGGCCACGGCCATCATCACCGAGGCCACGCTGTCCTTCCTGGGCGTGGGCGCGCCGCCGACCTCGCCCTCGCTGGGCACCCTGATCCGCATCGGCAACGACTACCTGTTCTCCGGCGAGTGGTGGATCACCGTGTTCCCGGGCGTCATGCTGGTCTTGATCGCGCTGTCGGTGAACCTGCTGGGCGACTGGCTGCGCGACGCGCTCAATCCCCGCCTGCGCTGA